Proteins encoded in a region of the Halioglobus maricola genome:
- a CDS encoding DUF885 family protein — protein MPTKMLKLLPKLLVLGTALLITACANDETPPGLHTVVGPQSVMLTDTVRDRKIEVVFWHPKQVAQNSPLVVYAHGFGGNPEDSTWLTTYLASHGYVVAAVRFPGTNTDLGDENLQLNDVVNQPADISRAIDLALGELPGAPAAISGMIDPNRVGLVGLSLGGLTTYLAGYDRDLMEPRLQAAVGLAPGAGDIFYPDFYQTRDLPLLIIHGDIDLLVDYASTSVASFERSSAPRILAELTGGTHMGFTDFGWMGFNPDHLPCMFFADALNKDPSEVTFHGDLMAREPSTGVGPYTAPPPCTYTVPDVPAMSTPRQHALSKALILEFFAATLGNSDLQQYGELVTALAAENTDLSIKSADLDGTADEAFEQFLAESYAEDMVRAPYTASYRGQDTDNGKWNSISESHQEESQAIREQRLAVLDGIDTEALSSKLQLSQQLYRSDLERRSASDAFRHHKYVIHQHRGPHTQVASNLINVHTVTNAADAEAYISRIQDTGRWFDEVIEQLRIREEKGMFLANWAYPKMVEASRNVISGAPFSEGDDSTIWADFKAKMERLELSHEQQQDLLARASNSLLEALYPAYERLIEEFEHQAQLAPVDDGVWKFPNGEAFYAERLRWYTTTELTADEVHNIGLREVARVHKEMLAVMEQVEFDGDLAAFFEFMRNDEQFYYPATDEGRAAYMAEATRLIDVMRTRLPEQFGLFPKAPMIVKRVEAFRERSGGKAFYQRPPADGSRPGIYYANLYNMAQMPKYQMEALAYHEGIPGHHMQLAISVELEGVPEFQKHTTFTAFTEGWGLYSEFLPKEMGFYADPYSDFGRLAMELWRAARLVVDTGIHSKRWTREEAIAYLIENTPNAAGDASKAIERYIAQPGQATAYMIGKLKIVELREKARTALGEDFDIRAFHDEVLKDGPVPLSILEAKIDRLIEQNMSSPSA, from the coding sequence GTGCCAACAAAGATGCTCAAACTTCTGCCGAAACTGCTTGTGCTGGGCACAGCTCTACTTATTACCGCTTGCGCCAACGACGAGACTCCTCCTGGGCTCCACACCGTGGTTGGGCCGCAGTCTGTAATGCTGACCGATACGGTGCGCGACCGGAAAATCGAAGTTGTATTCTGGCACCCCAAGCAGGTAGCGCAGAATTCCCCATTGGTTGTATACGCCCATGGGTTTGGAGGCAATCCCGAGGATTCCACCTGGCTGACGACCTACCTGGCCAGCCATGGCTACGTGGTTGCTGCAGTGCGTTTCCCCGGCACCAACACTGATCTGGGTGATGAGAACCTGCAGCTTAACGACGTGGTAAATCAGCCTGCGGATATCAGCCGCGCTATCGATCTCGCCCTGGGCGAGCTCCCCGGAGCGCCAGCAGCCATCAGCGGCATGATCGACCCGAACCGGGTCGGCCTGGTGGGGCTTTCTTTGGGGGGGCTCACCACCTACCTCGCTGGCTATGATCGGGATTTGATGGAACCGCGCCTGCAAGCCGCCGTTGGCCTCGCACCGGGTGCTGGAGATATTTTCTATCCGGATTTCTACCAGACTCGCGACCTACCGCTGCTGATCATTCACGGTGACATAGATTTACTGGTGGACTACGCCAGCACCAGTGTCGCCAGCTTCGAACGTTCCAGCGCACCGCGCATACTCGCCGAGCTCACCGGCGGTACACATATGGGCTTTACCGACTTCGGCTGGATGGGATTCAACCCGGATCATCTGCCTTGCATGTTTTTCGCCGACGCGCTGAACAAAGACCCCAGTGAGGTGACTTTCCACGGCGACCTCATGGCCAGGGAGCCCTCGACAGGCGTCGGCCCGTACACGGCTCCGCCGCCCTGCACCTATACCGTGCCGGACGTGCCAGCGATGAGTACACCGCGCCAACACGCGCTGAGTAAAGCACTGATTCTCGAGTTCTTTGCCGCGACACTCGGCAACAGCGACCTCCAACAATACGGCGAGTTGGTAACCGCGCTTGCGGCAGAGAATACTGACCTCAGCATAAAATCGGCTGACCTCGACGGCACCGCTGACGAAGCCTTCGAGCAATTCCTGGCGGAAAGCTATGCCGAAGACATGGTGCGAGCGCCCTATACAGCGAGCTATCGTGGCCAGGACACCGACAACGGCAAATGGAACTCGATTTCGGAGTCTCATCAAGAGGAAAGCCAGGCCATTCGCGAACAACGTCTGGCAGTGTTGGATGGCATCGACACCGAAGCACTATCCTCGAAACTGCAACTATCACAGCAACTGTATCGGAGTGATCTGGAGCGCCGCAGCGCCTCAGATGCCTTCCGCCATCACAAGTACGTGATACACCAGCACCGAGGCCCCCACACCCAGGTTGCTAGCAACCTGATCAATGTTCATACCGTCACAAACGCCGCTGACGCTGAAGCGTATATCAGCCGTATTCAGGACACAGGCCGCTGGTTTGACGAGGTGATAGAGCAGCTGAGAATCCGCGAAGAAAAAGGCATGTTCCTGGCGAACTGGGCCTACCCTAAAATGGTCGAAGCCTCGCGCAATGTGATCAGTGGCGCGCCTTTCTCCGAGGGTGATGACTCCACGATCTGGGCGGACTTTAAAGCCAAAATGGAGCGGCTTGAGTTATCACATGAGCAACAGCAAGACTTGCTGGCCCGAGCGAGCAACAGCCTGCTAGAAGCACTTTACCCGGCCTACGAGCGGCTGATTGAGGAATTCGAGCATCAGGCCCAGCTGGCGCCCGTAGATGATGGTGTGTGGAAATTTCCAAACGGAGAGGCTTTTTACGCTGAGCGGCTACGCTGGTACACCACCACTGAACTCACCGCAGACGAGGTACACAATATTGGTCTGAGAGAGGTCGCGCGTGTACACAAGGAGATGCTGGCTGTCATGGAGCAGGTTGAATTCGACGGTGACCTCGCCGCATTCTTCGAATTCATGCGAAATGACGAACAGTTCTACTACCCAGCCACTGACGAGGGCCGCGCGGCCTATATGGCTGAGGCGACACGTCTGATTGATGTGATGCGAACACGACTGCCCGAACAATTTGGGCTTTTCCCGAAAGCGCCGATGATCGTCAAGCGAGTAGAAGCGTTCCGTGAACGTTCAGGCGGCAAAGCGTTTTACCAGCGGCCGCCGGCAGACGGCAGCCGGCCAGGCATCTACTATGCCAACCTATACAACATGGCTCAAATGCCGAAGTACCAGATGGAAGCCCTGGCCTACCACGAGGGCATACCGGGGCACCATATGCAGCTAGCCATCTCGGTGGAACTGGAGGGTGTACCCGAATTTCAGAAGCACACCACATTCACTGCTTTCACTGAAGGCTGGGGGCTCTACAGTGAGTTCCTCCCAAAGGAAATGGGTTTCTATGCAGACCCCTACTCAGACTTCGGTCGCCTGGCAATGGAGCTGTGGCGCGCTGCACGCCTGGTCGTGGATACCGGCATCCACAGCAAGCGATGGACCCGGGAGGAAGCGATAGCTTACCTGATTGAAAATACGCCCAATGCTGCCGGAGACGCGAGCAAAGCGATCGAACGCTATATCGCCCAACCAGGCCAGGCCACGGCCTACATGATCGGCAAACTGAAAATTGTAGAACTGCGAGAGAAAGCGAGGACAGCTCTGGGCGAAGACTTCGACATCCGGGCCTTTCATGATGAAGTTCTTAAAGATGGACCAGTACCTTTATCGATACTTGAAGCCAAGATTGACCGCCTCATAGAGCAAAACATGAGTTCACCGAGTGCGTGA
- a CDS encoding FG-GAP repeat domain-containing protein, with amino-acid sequence MWIRIAALYLAILATGAQAQSTIYKRHTIEDSLPGAAFVVAGNLIGGDRPEMVVSSFGELVAGPEGTIIPEAGKLTLFKNASGINYPNGPLRQWQQIPIFDEAAGITFPNRPTLADVDEDGDLDVIVPGGYFFDTFAGNSRGSLTWWENQAVGRRWVRHDLLSNSPFSFHSVLYEDFTGDGIADIVTTGEDAGDASDAFDDVVETMIIPGLGGAEFGAPMTIGNGGGSLLTAYDVNEDGLMDVVSPQFFGLPLGQPFIPVDNRNAGIASFVWFENMGDGSFLHHAIGVDQGPGFAIVPVENLLGDGVTRFIAANHTNQNVAFRPFSEYPEPAVYEFTPADDPRELWSVRTLTGPAHFPVEGPIGQAAPGYLGAGDLNGNGRLDIAVSGDGARGVYWMEQGEDGNFVTRQFPSSDGYGQAGGPVITDLNNSGVLEVVFASFDQNAVSIWAQCDRRKRVTGGLFGMLVDNLSDPGC; translated from the coding sequence ATGTGGATTCGAATCGCTGCGCTCTACCTGGCCATCCTGGCGACTGGCGCCCAGGCCCAATCGACCATTTACAAACGACACACCATCGAAGACAGCCTCCCTGGTGCTGCCTTTGTGGTGGCAGGCAACCTGATTGGTGGCGATCGTCCGGAAATGGTGGTCTCCAGTTTTGGTGAACTGGTAGCGGGCCCGGAGGGGACTATTATCCCTGAGGCCGGCAAGCTCACCCTGTTCAAGAACGCCTCGGGTATCAACTATCCCAACGGCCCGTTGCGTCAGTGGCAGCAGATTCCGATCTTTGACGAGGCCGCCGGCATCACTTTTCCCAATCGGCCCACTCTGGCAGACGTCGATGAAGACGGGGACCTTGATGTGATCGTCCCCGGTGGTTACTTCTTCGACACGTTTGCAGGCAATTCACGCGGCTCACTCACCTGGTGGGAGAACCAGGCTGTGGGCCGGCGTTGGGTCCGTCACGATCTGCTTAGCAATAGCCCGTTCTCGTTTCACTCAGTGTTGTATGAAGATTTTACTGGTGACGGCATTGCCGACATCGTGACCACGGGTGAGGACGCGGGCGATGCCTCGGACGCTTTCGACGATGTGGTCGAAACCATGATAATCCCGGGTCTGGGGGGCGCTGAGTTCGGCGCACCAATGACCATTGGCAATGGCGGCGGCAGCCTTTTAACCGCCTATGACGTGAATGAAGACGGCCTGATGGACGTGGTGAGTCCGCAGTTCTTCGGTTTGCCGCTGGGCCAGCCTTTTATCCCTGTCGATAATCGCAATGCGGGAATCGCTTCCTTTGTGTGGTTTGAAAACATGGGCGATGGCAGCTTTCTGCACCATGCTATTGGGGTGGATCAGGGGCCGGGTTTTGCCATTGTGCCTGTTGAGAATTTGCTCGGCGACGGCGTTACCCGTTTCATCGCAGCTAATCACACCAACCAGAACGTGGCCTTCAGGCCGTTCTCAGAATACCCGGAGCCCGCGGTCTACGAGTTCACCCCAGCCGATGATCCCCGGGAGCTTTGGTCAGTGCGCACCTTGACTGGGCCTGCACATTTCCCGGTGGAGGGGCCCATAGGGCAAGCCGCACCTGGCTATCTGGGCGCCGGCGATCTTAACGGTAACGGACGTCTGGATATCGCGGTTTCCGGTGACGGCGCACGTGGCGTCTATTGGATGGAGCAGGGTGAAGACGGTAATTTTGTCACCCGTCAGTTCCCCAGTAGTGATGGCTACGGTCAGGCCGGAGGCCCTGTGATCACGGACCTTAACAACAGCGGTGTGCTTGAAGTGGTATTTGCCAGTTTTGACCAAAACGCTGTGTCTATCTGGGCTCAATGTGACCGGCGCAAACGGGTGACCGGGGGTCTGTTCGGTATGCTGGTCGACAACCTCAGCGATCCGGGTTGCTGA
- a CDS encoding wax ester/triacylglycerol synthase family O-acyltransferase, which produces MEKLSAQDAAFLKMESSHCAFHVAGLMILKKPESASAGYLRRLAVKCGRLNELWSAFNKQLANPGDLANATWIIPEHFDPSLHVLHYALPEGGGMQALMQLVTRAHERALDRTRPLWELHIIEGLPRDRFAIYCKVHHALVDGVGAMKMMEGMFSTSPGTRLRFDKPGTPMPKRKPGSLFKRIGQARTGLLNQYRAVPELSKLIAHMGAEAIKGNEDVMRLPFSAPRTLFNTELDSRRSVVLCELPLKQVKRLGKRSGGSVNDVLLAVCGGALRAYLLEQQALPRASLIAGLPVSLKSDTPGEGNKLSYILSPFFTQERDPYKRLQRIIKVTSGAKKEMANLSVTAAEDFFAMVMVPTILLSNSGNATRVRPVINAIFSNVPGAKEKLYLDGSELESIYPLSVLTDAMGLNITVVSHANKLCFAIASCPKDQPRIHTLEALLKASYRELRDAVA; this is translated from the coding sequence ATGGAAAAATTGAGCGCTCAGGACGCGGCCTTCCTGAAAATGGAATCCAGCCACTGTGCATTCCACGTGGCTGGGTTGATGATTCTGAAGAAACCAGAGAGCGCATCTGCCGGCTATCTGCGCAGGCTGGCGGTCAAGTGCGGCAGGCTTAATGAATTGTGGTCGGCGTTTAATAAGCAACTCGCCAACCCGGGGGATCTCGCCAATGCGACCTGGATCATACCGGAGCACTTCGATCCCTCGCTCCATGTATTGCATTACGCGCTGCCCGAAGGCGGCGGTATGCAGGCGCTCATGCAATTGGTCACCCGGGCTCATGAACGCGCTCTGGATCGTACCCGTCCGCTCTGGGAGCTCCATATTATCGAAGGCCTGCCTCGCGACCGCTTTGCGATTTACTGCAAAGTACATCATGCCCTCGTGGATGGGGTGGGAGCGATGAAAATGATGGAGGGTATGTTCAGCACCTCGCCGGGCACCAGGCTACGGTTTGATAAACCTGGAACACCAATGCCAAAACGCAAACCCGGTTCGCTGTTCAAGCGTATTGGTCAGGCCAGAACCGGGCTGCTGAATCAGTATAGGGCGGTGCCAGAGCTGTCCAAACTAATTGCCCACATGGGGGCGGAGGCCATTAAAGGCAATGAAGATGTGATGCGGCTGCCGTTCAGCGCGCCGCGCACACTGTTCAATACTGAATTGGATTCGCGGCGTTCGGTCGTGTTGTGTGAATTGCCGCTGAAGCAGGTCAAGCGGTTAGGCAAACGCAGCGGTGGCTCGGTAAATGATGTATTGCTGGCGGTCTGTGGTGGTGCGCTGCGGGCGTATCTATTGGAGCAGCAAGCGCTGCCGCGCGCGTCGCTTATTGCCGGGTTGCCGGTATCACTCAAATCAGACACGCCGGGTGAGGGCAATAAGCTGAGTTACATCCTGTCGCCATTCTTCACCCAGGAAAGAGATCCTTACAAGCGCTTGCAGCGGATCATCAAAGTTACCAGCGGAGCTAAAAAGGAGATGGCGAATCTGTCCGTCACCGCGGCTGAAGACTTCTTTGCGATGGTCATGGTGCCTACGATTCTACTTTCCAACAGTGGTAATGCGACCCGCGTTCGGCCGGTGATTAACGCGATCTTTTCTAATGTTCCGGGCGCTAAAGAGAAATTGTATCTGGATGGCTCGGAGCTGGAATCGATATATCCGCTATCGGTACTCACCGACGCGATGGGCCTGAACATTACGGTGGTCAGCCACGCCAACAAGCTGTGCTTTGCCATTGCCAGTTGCCCCAAAGACCAGCCGCGGATTCACACCCTCGAAGCGCTGCTCAAAGCCAGTTACAGAGAGCTGCGCGACGCCGTCGCTTAA
- a CDS encoding mechanosensitive ion channel domain-containing protein — protein sequence MLITAQIRCIVLAGLLLLVSAVSAATPTLDDIAAERAAITSDSSLTEENRSSLLANLDRAQNQLEAANRFREQTAQFKAVMSEADNQTASFNQKLKDAQEAAEDAPPTAPTDASAADLEGQITLLLAERQALSERRTQLLTEVDELPARRKVIKTRLVELQSQAQTPVSESLPEIPRERVPALLAQAQLLANTAEKEALETEVLSEPSRGQIAAAERTWLGQAIESADSLLAVLNDSLEAARSSATAQQLETTYQLQEQLATQDPRLKTFARHNRELAQHLQQTAALTDTARNNGLSMQRLLESIEQDAALMQRRLDVAGRKELLGRVMITRLSSLPDIDELQRDMERRNELIASTSLTQIDTEEDFRALNERQEYLDVLVPDLASWDKDSRNLVNELVDQRSALLEDNLKGMSSLLSQLLDNNDNTARLIDSTEEFHRFLLGNLLWVRNFSYVDIGMLSDQLKNLLAPRYWQQLPRQLSSGYQEQPWSSALLILFLASLLLRWRLRPTYNELLSRPILVSGSTLWHILAGLICSVLLVLPWPLLVYIAGYLLKAAQPASELSDALAEALKLTARVLLALLFTRLLCSRLGVGRRFLKWDARMLDSIRNELNWAGPVVGIALVIDLTAFYLETLASGGPLGALATAVIAGSIIVFCVRLMQQDIFSEDRTLIIALRVISAVAAAVIGMQLVGLLFAGEIYLLALGRSIVLLGAIKLIGDVLERWLLILRSRIERQAREEQKNQLDEGDESSEETDDNLDLSSLSEAHRKLLAMGRFISLAVGLYIIWSPLLPALSLLDSAVLWQVTDSTASDGALRSITLFDLFVSGVILTVTALVTRHLPSLSEVFMREWFNISAGARYASSILMQYLVIAIGASMFLSTIGWEWGKVQWLVAALGVGIGFGLQEIVANFISGIIILFERPVRVGDIISVGQSEGVVRKINPRATVIETFDNKEHLIPNKELITGQVINWSLSETAVRIVVPVGVAYGSDVRKAMDIMLETALEVDLVLAEPEPVVTFEDFGDNALVLWLRCFGSDNRPRAWTELRTIIYEKFTAAGIVIAFPQRDIHLDTSAPLQIELSNPDR from the coding sequence ATGCTGATCACCGCGCAGATACGCTGCATTGTTCTCGCCGGTCTCTTACTGCTGGTCTCGGCAGTAAGCGCTGCCACCCCGACACTCGATGATATTGCTGCCGAACGGGCCGCAATTACGAGCGATAGCAGCCTGACCGAGGAAAATCGCAGCTCGCTATTGGCAAATCTGGATCGGGCTCAAAATCAGCTTGAAGCTGCCAACAGGTTCCGCGAGCAGACCGCCCAGTTCAAAGCGGTCATGAGCGAAGCAGACAACCAGACTGCCAGCTTCAACCAGAAACTTAAAGACGCCCAGGAAGCTGCAGAAGACGCACCCCCAACCGCCCCCACTGATGCCAGCGCTGCGGATCTCGAAGGACAAATTACCCTCTTGCTCGCTGAACGTCAGGCACTCAGCGAACGCCGGACACAGCTGCTTACAGAGGTCGATGAACTCCCCGCCCGGCGCAAAGTGATTAAGACAAGGCTGGTCGAATTACAGAGCCAGGCGCAAACACCTGTCAGCGAAAGCCTGCCGGAAATACCGCGAGAACGAGTACCTGCACTGCTGGCACAGGCCCAACTACTGGCCAACACCGCAGAGAAAGAGGCGCTGGAAACGGAGGTATTGAGCGAACCTTCGAGAGGTCAGATTGCCGCAGCTGAACGCACCTGGCTTGGTCAAGCTATTGAGAGTGCAGATTCACTGCTGGCGGTTCTAAACGATTCGCTTGAGGCGGCTCGCAGCAGCGCCACAGCACAGCAACTGGAAACCACTTATCAGCTACAGGAGCAGTTGGCGACGCAGGACCCGCGCCTGAAGACCTTTGCCCGGCACAATCGCGAGTTGGCACAACATCTTCAGCAGACCGCGGCTCTGACCGATACGGCACGCAACAATGGCCTGAGCATGCAGCGTTTGCTGGAATCTATCGAACAGGACGCGGCGCTTATGCAGCGCAGGCTGGATGTCGCAGGCCGCAAAGAGTTGCTCGGACGCGTGATGATCACTCGCCTGAGCAGCTTGCCCGATATCGACGAGCTGCAACGTGATATGGAGCGGCGCAATGAATTGATCGCCTCGACCTCGCTGACCCAGATAGATACGGAAGAGGATTTCCGCGCGCTCAATGAACGTCAGGAGTACCTGGATGTGCTTGTGCCAGATCTTGCCAGCTGGGACAAAGACTCACGCAATCTGGTCAATGAGCTTGTGGACCAACGCTCAGCGTTACTGGAAGACAACCTCAAAGGCATGTCATCACTTCTGAGCCAACTATTGGACAACAACGACAACACGGCGAGATTGATCGATAGCACAGAAGAATTTCATCGTTTCTTGCTCGGAAATCTGCTCTGGGTTCGCAATTTTAGCTATGTCGATATTGGAATGTTGTCCGATCAGCTGAAGAATCTGCTCGCTCCGCGATACTGGCAACAGCTTCCCAGGCAGTTGAGCAGTGGTTATCAGGAACAACCTTGGTCATCCGCACTGCTCATCCTGTTCCTGGCTTCGCTGTTGCTTCGCTGGCGCCTACGACCCACTTACAACGAATTGCTCAGCCGCCCTATTCTTGTCAGTGGTTCCACCCTCTGGCACATTCTGGCAGGCCTGATCTGCTCTGTTCTGCTGGTGCTGCCGTGGCCCCTGCTGGTCTATATCGCCGGCTACCTGCTGAAAGCCGCCCAGCCCGCCAGCGAGTTGTCCGACGCTTTGGCTGAAGCCCTAAAACTGACCGCGCGGGTGCTATTGGCCTTGCTGTTCACCCGGTTGCTGTGTTCGCGCCTTGGCGTCGGGCGCCGATTCCTCAAGTGGGACGCTCGCATGCTCGACAGCATACGCAACGAGCTCAATTGGGCGGGTCCAGTGGTCGGCATCGCCCTCGTTATCGACCTCACCGCATTCTATCTCGAGACCCTGGCCAGCGGCGGCCCTCTGGGCGCCCTCGCGACAGCGGTCATCGCCGGCAGCATTATTGTGTTCTGCGTACGCCTGATGCAGCAGGACATTTTCTCCGAGGACCGCACGCTGATCATTGCCCTCCGCGTTATCAGTGCGGTTGCCGCGGCAGTGATCGGCATGCAATTGGTCGGCCTGTTATTCGCGGGTGAAATTTACTTATTGGCACTGGGTCGGTCCATCGTTCTACTCGGCGCAATAAAACTGATTGGCGATGTCCTGGAACGCTGGCTGTTGATTCTGCGTTCCCGAATTGAGCGTCAGGCACGTGAAGAGCAGAAGAATCAGCTCGACGAAGGTGACGAAAGCAGTGAAGAGACCGACGACAACCTGGATCTCTCATCACTGTCCGAAGCCCACCGGAAATTACTCGCGATGGGGCGCTTTATTTCCCTCGCTGTCGGCCTCTACATCATCTGGTCACCACTGCTTCCCGCGCTGAGCCTGTTGGACTCGGCCGTGCTGTGGCAGGTGACCGATAGCACTGCAAGCGATGGCGCCCTGCGCTCCATCACCCTGTTCGACCTGTTCGTCAGTGGCGTTATCCTGACGGTGACAGCGCTGGTCACGCGACACCTGCCTTCGCTCAGCGAAGTCTTTATGCGCGAGTGGTTTAACATCAGTGCCGGTGCCCGCTACGCCAGTAGCATTCTCATGCAGTACCTGGTCATCGCCATCGGCGCATCCATGTTTCTCTCAACCATTGGCTGGGAATGGGGCAAGGTACAGTGGCTGGTAGCGGCCCTGGGGGTGGGTATTGGTTTTGGCCTGCAGGAGATCGTGGCGAACTTCATCAGCGGCATCATCATATTGTTTGAGAGGCCGGTCCGCGTGGGCGACATCATCAGCGTTGGTCAATCTGAGGGGGTAGTGCGCAAAATCAATCCCCGGGCAACGGTGATCGAAACTTTCGACAACAAGGAACACCTCATCCCCAATAAGGAATTGATAACCGGCCAGGTCATCAACTGGTCACTGAGCGAAACTGCCGTACGCATTGTGGTGCCTGTGGGAGTCGCCTACGGGAGCGACGTACGCAAGGCGATGGACATCATGCTGGAAACAGCGCTCGAGGTCGACCTGGTCCTGGCTGAGCCAGAGCCTGTTGTCACCTTCGAAGACTTTGGCGACAACGCCCTGGTACTTTGGCTGCGCTGCTTCGGCTCAGACAACCGACCCCGCGCGTGGACCGAGCTGCGTACTATCATCTATGAGAAGTTCACCGCAGCGGGTATTGTCATCGCCTTCCCGCAACGCGATATTCATCTGGACACTAGTGCCCCGCTCCAGATTGAGCTCAGCAACCCGGATCGCTGA
- a CDS encoding acyl-CoA carboxylase subunit beta yields MSNKSRPGDGTLAPLEELNAQLAFTEDAQRPDAVAGRHSRGFRTARENLADLVDEGSFVEYGQLAVAAQRGRRELDDLRTNTPADGVITGLATINAERIGEPSARAAVIINDYTVLAGTQGYYHHLKLDRMISVARERQLPTVMYTEGGGGRPGDTDVTTGSGGLNVTSFVEWARLCSEVPTIAVNNGYCFAGNAALLGSADVRIATRTSWIGMAGPAMIEGGGLGSYAPKEIGPIEVHQGNGVLDLIAEDEEEATALARKVLEYAQGDVKGWACAEQGSLRTAMPADRRFAYDVRGIIETIADEGTFTELTRGFGGAIITGFIRIEGRPLGLLANDCKVLGGAIDSEGSDKAARFLALCDKWQLPVVSLCDTPGFMVGPASEVAGAPTRMSALFAAGATLKVPLVCLILRKAYGLGAMAMAGGGFHIPLYTGAWPTGETGPMGLEGAVKLGFKKELEAEQDPQAREKLFNELLDAMYEKGKAAESAAAIEIDGVFDPADSRRTILRALA; encoded by the coding sequence ATGAGCAACAAGTCACGCCCGGGTGATGGCACCCTGGCTCCACTCGAAGAACTCAATGCACAGCTCGCCTTCACCGAGGATGCCCAGCGGCCGGATGCCGTCGCCGGACGTCACTCCCGCGGGTTTCGGACCGCCCGGGAAAACCTGGCAGACCTCGTAGACGAAGGCTCCTTCGTCGAATACGGCCAACTGGCAGTTGCAGCGCAACGAGGCCGGCGTGAACTCGACGACCTGCGCACCAACACCCCCGCCGATGGCGTCATCACCGGCCTCGCAACCATCAACGCCGAGCGGATAGGCGAGCCGTCAGCCCGCGCTGCGGTCATCATTAACGACTACACCGTGCTGGCGGGGACACAGGGCTACTACCACCACCTCAAACTTGATCGCATGATCAGTGTGGCCCGGGAGCGACAGCTACCCACCGTGATGTATACCGAGGGTGGCGGAGGCCGCCCGGGAGATACCGATGTCACCACCGGCAGTGGCGGCCTGAATGTAACGTCCTTCGTGGAATGGGCCCGGCTATGCAGCGAAGTGCCGACAATCGCCGTGAACAATGGTTATTGCTTCGCTGGCAATGCAGCACTCCTCGGTAGCGCAGACGTGCGCATCGCCACGCGGACATCCTGGATCGGCATGGCCGGGCCGGCCATGATCGAAGGCGGCGGCCTGGGCAGTTACGCCCCCAAAGAAATCGGCCCCATCGAGGTCCACCAGGGCAATGGCGTCCTTGACCTGATTGCCGAGGACGAGGAAGAAGCGACTGCACTGGCCAGGAAAGTGCTCGAGTACGCACAGGGAGACGTCAAGGGCTGGGCGTGCGCGGAACAGGGCAGCCTGCGCACGGCCATGCCTGCCGACCGCCGCTTTGCATACGACGTGCGCGGTATTATCGAGACAATCGCTGACGAGGGCACATTCACGGAACTCACTCGCGGCTTCGGCGGCGCGATCATCACCGGTTTCATTCGAATCGAGGGGCGCCCGTTGGGGCTGCTGGCAAATGATTGCAAGGTACTAGGTGGAGCAATAGACAGCGAGGGTTCTGATAAGGCCGCGCGTTTCCTCGCTCTGTGCGACAAATGGCAACTGCCAGTGGTCTCACTGTGCGACACCCCCGGGTTTATGGTTGGACCTGCCAGCGAAGTCGCCGGCGCACCCACACGCATGAGTGCATTGTTCGCTGCGGGGGCAACCCTCAAAGTACCTCTGGTTTGCCTGATTCTGCGCAAGGCCTACGGCCTGGGAGCGATGGCAATGGCGGGCGGCGGTTTCCATATCCCCCTCTATACCGGCGCATGGCCCACGGGAGAAACAGGCCCCATGGGCCTGGAGGGCGCAGTAAAGCTGGGATTCAAGAAAGAGCTAGAAGCAGAACAGGACCCGCAGGCAAGGGAGAAACTGTTCAACGAGCTGTTGGATGCGATGTATGAGAAAGGCAAGGCCGCGGAATCAGCCGCAGCCATCGAGATCGATGGCGTGTTCGACCCCGCTGACAGCCGGCGTACCATCCTGCGCGCTCTCGCTTAA